The segment CTGCTATCGCTGCCATCTGTGCCTTACAGTTAGCCGGCGGTCTTGATTATTTGGTGCGTATTGCGGAAAATATTTTGCGCAAAAACCCTAAACACATCAACTATTTAGCGCCAACAGTAACGTATTTCTTAACTCTGTTGGCTGGTACTGGTCATACAGCATTTTCTATGATTCCGGTAATCGTAGAGGTGGCAAAAAGTGAAAACATTAAGCCATCTGTACCATTATCCATCGCCGTTGTAGCGAGCCAAATCGCTATTACAGCGAGCCCAGTATCTGCAGCAGTTGTTGCTATGAGTGGTTTCCTTGAACCATTCGGTGTAAACTACCCAACATTACTCGCTATTTGTATTTCTACAACATTCGTAGCAGTTATGATTACTGCCTTTGTTATGTCTACATTTGCGAATAATGATTTGTCTTCTGATCCTGTTTACCAAGAACGTTTGGCAGCAGGTCACGTGGTACCACCTCGTGAAAAAAGTGCTGATTTCCACTTAAAACCAGGTGCGAAAACTTCTGTATTGATTTTCTTGATTGGTATTATTTGTATCGTATTCTACGCAACTGCAATTTCCAAAAATATCGGTCTTATTAAACCAGTTATCTTTGGTCGAAATGATGCGATCATCGGCTTCATGATGATTATTGCTGCAGCAATTACTTACTTCTGTAAAATTGATACAGCACAACTTGTTAATACTAGCACATTCAAATCCGGTTTATCCGCTTGCGTCTGTGTATTAGGTGTAGCATGGTTGGGTGATACTTTCGTAAAAGGTCATATTCCTGAAATCAAAGCTCTTGCTTCTAGCATGGTTACGGCATATCCGTTCTTGTTAGCTGTAGCATTCTTCTTTGCTAGTACATTGCTTTATAGCCAAGCGGCAACTACACAAGCGTTGGTACCAGCCGTAATCTTGGCTCTCGGTATTACACCTGAGAATACAGGATCCGTATACATTATTATCGCATCCTTTGCAGCTGTATCTGCACTTTTCGTATTGCCTACATACCCAACACTTTTGGGGGCTGTACAAATGGATGATACCGGCTCTACACGAATCGGTAAACTCGTATTTAACCATCCGTTCTTTATCCCTGGCGTACTATCCATTGCTATCGCAGTAGCACTTGGCTTTGTAGTAGCTCCATTGATGCTGTAGTTGGTAAAAGCTAAATAAGGCTAATTCAAACATATTCAAATAAGAAAAGGGCGTAACTTTCAAAAGTTACGTCCTTTTTGTTTGATCTATTTATAGCGTTTTTATTAACCTTTATTCTTACAATCCTTACATGTTCCGGCAATTTCCAAATGATGCTCCGTCACTGTAAAGCCTGCATCAATTAATTCCTGTGGCATTTCTACAACAGGGCAGGTGTGCAGCGGTATCATGGCTCCACATTTTGTACATACTGCATAGTGGCGGTGCGTATGAGGGGTAATTTCATAATATGCCATATCGCTACCCATGAGTGTTGTACGGGTAACGATTTCCTTTGTTTCTAACAGCTCAAGAGTGCGGTAAATAGTAGACATCCATGTAGTGCTACCATCGCCTAATCGCTCTGCGATTTCCATAGCCGTAATAGGTTTATCTGTAGTTGTTAATACAGACCAAATTGCTTCGCGCTGTTTGGTTTTTTTTATGCCTTCAGGCCAACTTGTTGTATTCATAACGCTCTTTCGATTCTGTTTTAATACTAAACTTGTTATACACTTGTATAAGTAGATAATTTATTTTGCACAGGATCGCCATCTTATTTTGCTAATAGAATAGCTATCTATATATTGATGATTATCTTTGTTTACTTGCTAAATTGCATACGGCGTAGGATGGTTCTGATATTTTTGATGACTAATACTACGAGTAGTATTGCAACCGATGTAAGAGATACAAAACCACCTGGAGCTACATTGAGATAGTAGGATCCGAAGAGGCCGATAATCATGGCTAGCAAACTAAATCCAATAGAACAGAGTAATGTAGTTCTAAATCCCTTTTCTAACTGCAATGCCGATGCTACAGGTAAGGCAATCATAGCACTTAATACGAGAACACCAACGATTTTAATAGAAATGGATACGGCCGCAGCCATTAAGATGGCAAAGATGTAATTGATAAAATCAACCTTAACACCGGCTACGCGGGCTGCCTCTTCATCATAGGCGATGTAAAGAAGTGAGTTATATAAGAAATATAAGGTTAAAACAGATAGAATAGTTAGGGCTGCAATGCTAATCATATCTGTTGTGTTTACAGTCAAGATGCTACCGAAGAAGAACACATTAGCATTAGCTTTCAACTTGCCTGAACTAATAAGGGTAATAGCGGTACCAATACTAAGTGACAAGATGATGGTTAGGATCAAATCGAGATGGTGGGAGAAGTATTTTCGCAAGAACTCGATGAGGGCACCGCAGATAGCGGTAAAGATGAATGCTCCTAAGATAGGATTGGTATTTGTTAATAAGCCTAATGTAATACCTGCTAGCGATGCATGGCTCATGGTATCGCCAATCATACTAGAACGGCGTAGAACCATGAAAATACCGATGCATGGACAGAGTAGAGAAATGCAGATGGCTACGAAGAAGGCATTTTGCATGAAATCATAATTAAACATGGTGCACCTCCTTAGTTGTAGTATCATCGGCCTGAGCCTGAGCCTGAGCCTGAGCCTGAGGTGTTACATCTGTAAAGCAAGCACAATTTTCGTGATCCATAGGATTGCGCCCTGTGCTGTGCATGATTTCACTAGCGTATTGTTCAGGAGAGCAAAGGTGACCTTGGCCATTTGCGATGTGGTAGATATTAGTTGAATTGGCTAGGGCCATTTCAAGGTTATGTTCTACGGAGATAATTGTAATGTGGTGTACTTGGTTTAACTCGCGCAAAAGGGCGTAGATGCCTTCTTGGCTTTTCCGGTCGATACCAGTAGATGGTTCATCGAGTATGATGAGGTCAGGGCTGCCGATGAGGGCACGCGCGATAGATACGCGTTGCGCTTGACCACCTGACAGTTTACTGATTAAACGGTCTTTGAACGCCGTCATATTGGTAAGCTCTAATACGCGATCTACTTCATGCTTATCTTTAATCTTTAGTAATTTACGGTAGGAATAGAGGATTTCTTTTACCGTAATAGGGAAGCCTGCATGAGAAAAATCATTCTTCTGAGACACGTAGCGAATGTTGTTCGTATCTCGTTTGATAGAGCCTTTTACAGGTGTAAGGAATCCTAAAATGAGGCGTAGCAAGGTGCTTTTACCACACCCATTATCCCCAACAATGGATATATAATCACCACTGTGAATATGTAAGTTAAGGTCATTCAACACATAAGGTGGCTGACCTTGGTAGGAAAAATAAAGATGTTCTATGGATAACATATAAAAACCACTTTTCTAATTGACAAAATCTTGAGTAAGTTTATACTATAACTATATTACAAATGCAACTGAGTCGCAACTGCAACTAAAGAATGGTTACTATTCTATGAAAGCATAGCGATCAGGATTTCACAAAGGAGGACTACGATGGTCAAGAAGCTGGTTTTGTTAATGATAGGGATCATGATGGCTGCCTTATTTGCAGGCTGTGGCAATGATGCACCAAAGGAACAAGCAGGTAAGAAGATCCAAGTGGTAACAAGTTTTAATGCCATGGCTGAATTCGCAAAAGCTATTGGTGGTGACAAGGTAGAGGTATCTACCATTATTCCAGATGGCGTAGAGCCACATGATTTCGAGTTGAAACCTGAAAATATGAAACAATTGGCAACAGCTCAAGTATTCGTGTACAACGGTTTTGGTATGGAACCTTGGGCACAACAAGCGATTGATGCGGCTAAAAATAGCAAACTCATCACTGTTGTTGCTACAGATGGCGTAGAAGCTATCAAAAATACTGATCCTGAAGAAATTAAAGAACATGGTGCAGAAGATCCTCACGCATGGTTATCTTTGAAAAATGCAAAAATCGAAGTAAAAAATATTAAAGACGCTTTCGTAAAAGCTGACCCAGCAAACAAAGATTACTATGAAAAGAATTATAATGAATATGTTGCTAAATTAGATGCAATGATCAAAAAATATGAAGATCAATTCGCTAAAGCTCCTCATAAAAACTTCGTTACTGGTCATGCAGCATTTGCGTACTTATGCCGTGACTTTGGATTAGAACAAAATAGTGTAGAAGATGTATTTGCCGAAGGTGAACCAAATGCGGCTCAATTGGCTGAACTCATCAAATATTGTAAAGAAAACAATATTACTACTATCTTTGCAGAAGAAATGGCTAGCCCAGAAGTTTCTAAAACTTTGGCAAGCGAAGTTGGTGCTAAGGTAGAAACTATTTACACAATCGAAAGCAACGAAGATAATAAAACATACCTAGAACGTATGGATGAAAACCTTACAAAAATTGCAGCATCTTTACAATAAGATGAACGAAAAAGTAGCCCTTATAGGGCTGCTTTTTTTTAGTTCTACGCATTGTGCGTAAGATTTAAAGTTGTAATATCTATAATTTTGGGGCCTATAGTATAATATATATAATGAAAATAAATTAAAAGGAGGTCCAACATGGTTATCACTAATAGATTGGGGATTACCGATTCCCCAACATTGGCTAGAGAAGAAGAACGAATTAGTAAAAAAGCAGCAACAACACTGTTTGAAGAAAACTTACTTAATGATATGCCTAGTGGTACGTGGACTACCTTGCAAAGAATCCATACTATATTATTCCAAGATATATATGATTTTGCTGGTGCATTACGAAGTGTGAATATTGCTAAAGGCAATTTCCGCTTTGTTCCTGTCATGTATCTTGCTGAAGCAGTTAGAACCATTGAAGATATGCCGCAATCTACTTTTGATGAAATTGTAGAAAAGTATGTTGAAATGAATGTCGCTCATCCTTTTAGAGAAGGTAATGGGCGTAGCATGCGATTATGGCTTGATCATATGTTGTGTACAGAACTACAAAAGACCATCGATTGGAGTCAGGTGGATAAAGAGCAATATTTGTCTGCTATGGAACGAAGTCCAGTAAATGACTTAGAAATAAAAGCTATTCTTGCTAAAGCCCTTACAAGTGATATCAATAATCGAGAACTATTTATGAAAGGCCTTGACCATAGTTATTATTTTGAAGGATATCAATTATTTAAAAGTGAAGATTTATAAGGTACAGAATTATGAATGGTTTATTTGGCCCATATATAGAAAAATGGATGCATTTGATCACTATTAAGAATATGTTATTATTAGCTGTTATATCAGCAATCATAACTGACTTTGGGTTACATATATTATCGCTAATTTTCTCCAAAAGCCCATTTTTTAAAACATTTATTTGGGAGATTATAAGCCCCGTAGAGATTGAGTTAGTGCCTATCGTTGGATATGTACTTGGAATTGTAGCATTTGTTCTCGCATCTTCTGGTATTTTATATGGTATTTTTAAGGTCTTTAAGGGGCAGGTTACATATAAGCAACTAGTAGCAGACTTACTTTTGAATACTTGTATTGCTGGTTGAATCCATTTAATTTTTGTGCTTTTTGCTGCACCTATTTATCTCTTATTAAACCTACAAATTCGAGGTGGGTCGGGGGGATTAAGCACCATAGAACTCATTAATGTCTTTATCATGGCACAATTAATGTCTAAGCAATTTAGTATGAGCCCTTGGATAACAGGTATTGCATTTTATATAGTATCCTTTGTCTTTGGCATAGGTGGCATTATTTTGTCTATGTCCATTTAAATATATATGTAATAGGAATGTTGATAGATGCTATTAGGTGTCTATCAACTTTTTTATTACTATATTTGTTTGTATAATTTATAATGAATTTATATTTAATTTAAAACTACATTGTGATACAATGATAGAAATATATGTGCTTTTAATGTATTTGGAGGGGAACATATGGAAACAAAATGGTATTCAGATATTTGGCAGCTTATTGTAGCTCCATTTAAACGTGGTATTCCACAGATTGTAGAGCATGGATCTTGTCGAAAGGGGTTTTATGCTACTGTGGCTATGGCATTGGTATCCTTGG is part of the Veillonella nakazawae genome and harbors:
- a CDS encoding anaerobic C4-dicarboxylate transporter, with the protein product MDIYVIMQVIILFGAIFLGVRLGGMGIGYAGGLGVVLLSLGMGMFPGQIPWDVILIIMSAIAAICALQLAGGLDYLVRIAENILRKNPKHINYLAPTVTYFLTLLAGTGHTAFSMIPVIVEVAKSENIKPSVPLSIAVVASQIAITASPVSAAVVAMSGFLEPFGVNYPTLLAICISTTFVAVMITAFVMSTFANNDLSSDPVYQERLAAGHVVPPREKSADFHLKPGAKTSVLIFLIGIICIVFYATAISKNIGLIKPVIFGRNDAIIGFMMIIAAAITYFCKIDTAQLVNTSTFKSGLSACVCVLGVAWLGDTFVKGHIPEIKALASSMVTAYPFLLAVAFFFASTLLYSQAATTQALVPAVILALGITPENTGSVYIIIASFAAVSALFVLPTYPTLLGAVQMDDTGSTRIGKLVFNHPFFIPGVLSIAIAVALGFVVAPLML
- a CDS encoding Fur family transcriptional regulator; amino-acid sequence: MNTTSWPEGIKKTKQREAIWSVLTTTDKPITAMEIAERLGDGSTTWMSTIYRTLELLETKEIVTRTTLMGSDMAYYEITPHTHRHYAVCTKCGAMIPLHTCPVVEMPQELIDAGFTVTEHHLEIAGTCKDCKNKG
- a CDS encoding metal ABC transporter permease, whose protein sequence is MFNYDFMQNAFFVAICISLLCPCIGIFMVLRRSSMIGDTMSHASLAGITLGLLTNTNPILGAFIFTAICGALIEFLRKYFSHHLDLILTIILSLSIGTAITLISSGKLKANANVFFFGSILTVNTTDMISIAALTILSVLTLYFLYNSLLYIAYDEEAARVAGVKVDFINYIFAILMAAAVSISIKIVGVLVLSAMIALPVASALQLEKGFRTTLLCSIGFSLLAMIIGLFGSYYLNVAPGGFVSLTSVAILLVVLVIKNIRTILRRMQFSK
- a CDS encoding metal ABC transporter ATP-binding protein codes for the protein MLSIEHLYFSYQGQPPYVLNDLNLHIHSGDYISIVGDNGCGKSTLLRLILGFLTPVKGSIKRDTNNIRYVSQKNDFSHAGFPITVKEILYSYRKLLKIKDKHEVDRVLELTNMTAFKDRLISKLSGGQAQRVSIARALIGSPDLIILDEPSTGIDRKSQEGIYALLRELNQVHHITIISVEHNLEMALANSTNIYHIANGQGHLCSPEQYASEIMHSTGRNPMDHENCACFTDVTPQAQAQAQAQADDTTTKEVHHV
- a CDS encoding metal ABC transporter substrate-binding protein, with amino-acid sequence MVKKLVLLMIGIMMAALFAGCGNDAPKEQAGKKIQVVTSFNAMAEFAKAIGGDKVEVSTIIPDGVEPHDFELKPENMKQLATAQVFVYNGFGMEPWAQQAIDAAKNSKLITVVATDGVEAIKNTDPEEIKEHGAEDPHAWLSLKNAKIEVKNIKDAFVKADPANKDYYEKNYNEYVAKLDAMIKKYEDQFAKAPHKNFVTGHAAFAYLCRDFGLEQNSVEDVFAEGEPNAAQLAELIKYCKENNITTIFAEEMASPEVSKTLASEVGAKVETIYTIESNEDNKTYLERMDENLTKIAASLQ
- the fic gene encoding protein adenylyltransferase Fic; the protein is MVITNRLGITDSPTLAREEERISKKAATTLFEENLLNDMPSGTWTTLQRIHTILFQDIYDFAGALRSVNIAKGNFRFVPVMYLAEAVRTIEDMPQSTFDEIVEKYVEMNVAHPFREGNGRSMRLWLDHMLCTELQKTIDWSQVDKEQYLSAMERSPVNDLEIKAILAKALTSDINNRELFMKGLDHSYYFEGYQLFKSEDL